Proteins encoded within one genomic window of Oncorhynchus nerka isolate Pitt River linkage group LG17, Oner_Uvic_2.0, whole genome shotgun sequence:
- the rabggta gene encoding geranylgeranyl transferase type-2 subunit alpha, whose protein sequence is MHGRVKLKSTAQQEEEKRKEREKKLKIYVAGRDAIFTKRMEGVLDDEALQLTQQLLSSNPDFATLWNYRREILLHLETVREEDDVQKMYEAELLFLESCLKVNPKSYGSWHHRGWVSARLPRPDWARELGLCDRCLSLDDRNFHCWDYRRMVVKMSGVPVDQELQFTDRLIGSNFSNYSSWHYRSTLLPLLHPESPDPPSPCHQHSHSSPPPSPQTHSHRVCEEQLLKEYELVQNAFFTDPNDQSAWFYYRWLLGRAEREEMISCVFVSREEERVAVAFSRPVNASSSGLMLVLDGQPQRVEWRSVHPHFRHSPVWICALPPGTISDIINEHNLTVHWTEKHTHRDCALYTGRSESWCRDSATDQELFRSELSVEKTSVLQSELQSCNQLLELEPQNKWCLLTIVLLMRALDPLGYERETLSHFQTLKEVDSMRSAYYGDLCSKFMIENTILKMEYAEVRVFSLSDKNLTMLCHLDQLLLVTHINLSCNQLLRLPPQFAMLQCLEVLEADDNAIENLDGLYYLPKLQEVSLKNNQISKLSDLQLLTSCPKLTCLDLRGNPVTQIANIQSELTELLPSVTDLLI, encoded by the exons ATG CATGGACGGGTAAAGCTGAAGTCCACCGCCCagcaggaagaagagaagagaaaagagagagagaagaaactcAAGATTTATGTGGCAGGACGAGATGCTATCTTTACTAAG AGGATGGAGGGTGTGTTGGATGATGAGGCCCTTCAGTTGACCCAGCAGCTGCTATCCTCCAATCCTGATTTTGCCACTCTCTGGAACTACAGGAGAGAGATCCTGTTGCACCTGGAGACTGTACG TGAGGAGGATGACGTGCAGAAGATGTATGAGGCTGAGTTGTTGTTTCTGGAGTCGTGTTTGAAGGTGAATCCCAAGTCGTACGGCAGCTGGCACCACCGAGGCTGGGTTTCAGCCCGCCTGCCCAGACCTGACTGGGCCAGAGAACTGGGCCTGTGTGACCGCTGCCTCAGTCTGGATGACCGCAACT TTCACTGCTGGGATTATCGCCGGATGGTGGTGAAGATGTCTGGTGTGCCTGTGGACCAGGAGCTGCAGTTCACTGACCGTCTCATCGGCTCCAACTTCTCCAATTACTCCAGCTGGCACTACCGGAGCACCCTCCTTCCCCTACTCCACCCTGAGTCCCCCGACCCCCCCTCGCCCTGCCACCAGCactcccactcctcccctccaccctcccctcagaCACACTCTCATCGCGTCTGTGAGGAACAGCTGCTCAAAG AGTATGAGCTCGTACAGAATGCCTTCTTCACTGACCCCAATGACCAGAGTGCCTGGTTCTACTACAGGTGGTTGCTAGGCAGAG CGGAGCGAGAGGAGATGATAAGCTGTGTGTTTGTCAGccgtgaggaggagagggtggctgtGGCCTTCTCCAGACCTGTCAAT GCTTCATCTAGTGGTCTGATGCTGGTGTTGGATGGTCAGCCCCAGCGTGTGGAATGGAGGAGTGTCCATCCTCACTTCAGACACAGCCCTGTCTGG ATCTGTGCGCTTCCTCCTGGCACTATCAGTGACATCATTAATGAACACAACCTGACCGTGCACTGGACTGAGAAACACACTCACAGAGACTGTGCTCTGTACACAG GTCGGTCTGAGAGTTGGTGCAGGGATTCTGCCACTGACCAGGAGCTCttcag GAGTGAGCTGTCTGTGGAAAAGACCTCTGTGTTGCAGTCTGAACTACAGTCCTGCAACCAACTTCTGGAGCTGGAGCCCCAGAACAAGT GGTGCTTGCTGACCATCGTTCTGCTTATGAGGGCGCTAGATCCCCTAGGTTACGAGCGAGAGACCCTTTCTCACTTCCAGACTCTTAAA GAGGTGGACTCCATGCGCTCTGCTTATTACGGTGACCTGTGCAGTAAGTTCATGATCGAGAACACCATTCTCAAGATGGAGTACGCTGAGGTCCGGGTCTTCAGTCTCTCTGACAAG AACCTGACCATGTTATGTCACCTGGACCAGCTGCTATTGGTCACTCATATCAATCTATCATGCAATCAGCTGCTTAGGCTGCCTCCTCAGTTTGCCATGCTGCAGTGCCTCGAG GTATTGGAGGCTGATGACAACGCTATTGAGAATTTGGATGGACTGTACTATCTCCCCAAGTTGCAAGAAGTGTCCTTGAAGAACAACC AAATATCCAAACTCTCTGACCTTCAACTCCTGACTTCCTGCCCAAAGCTGACCTGCCTTGATCTCCGTGGCAACCCTGTCACCCAGATTGCCAACATTCAATCTGAGTTGACTGAGCTACTGCCCTCAGTCACTGACCTCCTGATCTGA